One Oryza glaberrima chromosome 10, OglaRS2, whole genome shotgun sequence DNA segment encodes these proteins:
- the LOC127753510 gene encoding thaumatin-like protein 1, which yields MAMGWLPRSATAVLVLFLVLWRDWGVEAATFTFVNRCTDTVWPGVLSNAGSARLATTGFELPPGVARAVPAPAGWSGRMWARTGCAVVQDGGAGGGRMVCATGDCGSGGAECNGAGAAPPATLAEFTLDGSGGLDFYDVSLVDGYNLPVLVEPSSSGGGGGGGGSLTSAATCAAAGCAADLNAMCPAELRAGGGAACRSACDAFGRPEFCCSGAFANPSTCRPTAYSQVFKSACPRSYSYAFDDPTSTFTCSGGPDYTLTFCPASSPSGSQKSTTATPTPAAMMPGMGTPTTPTTATAMPGATMPGTATATTMPGTTFTDAVPDTSMPMPMGGDAGGGGEEGVVLSGSETWIANMATGELTAAAPLSRPSPAAALALFLVHALRLFVLR from the exons ATGGCGATGGGGTGGTTGCCGAGATCTGCCACCGCCGTTCTTGTGCTCTTCTTGGTCTTATGGAGAG attggggggtggaggcggcgacgttCACGTTTGTCAACCGGTGCACGGACACGGTGTGGCCGGGCGTGCTGTCGAACGCCGGGAGCGCGCGGCTGGCCACCACGGGGTTCGAGCTCCCGCCGGGCGTGGCGCgggcggtgccggcgccggcggggtggTCGGGGAGGATGTGGGCGCGCACGGGGTGCGCCGTCGTccaggacggcggcgcgggtgggGGCCGGATGGTGTGCGCCACCGGCGACTGCGGCTCGGGCGGCGCCGAGTGCaacggcgcgggcgccgcgccgcccgcgacgCTGGCCGAGTTCACgctcgacggcagcggcgggctcGACTTCTACGACGTCAGCCTCGTCGACGGCTACAACCTGCCGGTGCTGGTGGAGCCATCGTCCtccggaggaggcggtggcggcggcgggtcgctgacgtcggcggcgacgtgcgcggcggcggggtgcgcgGCGGACCTGAACGCGATGTGCCCCGCGGAGCtccgggcgggcggcggcgcggcgtgccgGAGCGCGTGCGACGCGTTCGGGCGGCCGGAGTTCTGCTGCAGCGGCGCGTTCGCGAACCCGTCGACGTGCCGGCCGACGGCGTACTCGCAGGTGTTCAAGTCGGCGTGCCCCCGCTCCTACAGCTACGCCTTCGACGACCCCACCTCCACCTTCACCTGCTCCGGCGGCCCCGACTACACCCTCACCTTCtgccccgcctcctccccaaG CGGCAGCCAGaagtcgacgacggcgacgccgacgccggcggcgatgatGCCGGGGATggggacgccgacgacgccaacgacggcgacggcgatgcctGGGGCGACGATGcccgggacggcgacggcgacgacgatgccgGGAACGACGTTCACGGACGCCGTCCCGGACACCAGCATGCCGATGCCGatgggcggcgacgccggcggcggcggcgaggagggcgtggTGCTGAGCGGCAGCGAGACGTGGATCGCCAACATGGCCACCGGCgagctgacggcggcggcgcccctgtcccggccgtcgcccgccgcggcgctggCGCTGTTCTTGGTCCACGCCCTGCGGCTGTTCGTGCTCCGGTGA
- the LOC127752656 gene encoding ubiquinol oxidase 1c, mitochondrial-like, whose translation MPPSVDRQNEEERKRGEGHRARRRPGGHCSARNREKGISCRDRSWVAVGMDLGVDGWLLPWTPPRAPTITTSFEHNGGWIRALLEEAENERMHLMTFMEVAKLRWYERTLVLADQRVFFNAYFLSYLLFPKLAHRVVGYLEEEAIHSYTEYLKDIEAGKIENVPMPPIAIDYWRLPADATLKDVAVVVRADEAHHRDVNHFASDVHFQGMDLKDTPAPLDYH comes from the exons ATGCCGCCGTCGGTCGACCGCCAAaatgaggaagagaggaagaggggagaggggcaTCGAGCTCGGCGGAGGCCAGGAGGGCATTGCAGCGCGCGCAACAGGGAGAAGGGGATCAGCTGCCGGGACAGGAGTTGGGTGGCGGTGGGGATGGACCTCGGCGTGGACGGCTGGCTGTTGCCATGGACACCACCACGAGCACCCACAAT CACCACCAGCTTCGAGCACAATGGCGGCTGGATACGCGCGCTGCTAGAGGAGGCCGAGAACGAGCGGATGCACCTCATGACCTTCATGGAGGTGGCCAAGTTGAGGTGGTACGAGCGCACGCTCGTGCTCGCCGACCAGCGCGTCTTCTTCAACGCCTACTTCCTCAGCTACCTCCTCTTCCCCAAGCTCGCGCACCGCGTCGTCGGCTACCTCGAAGAGGAGGCCATCC actcCTACACCGAGTACCTCAAGGACATCGAGGCCGGCAAGATTGAGAACGTCCCCATGCCACCGATCGCCATCGACTACTGGCGGCTCCCTGCCGACGCCACGCTCAAGGACGTCGCCGTCGTTGTCCGCGCCGACGAGGCGCACCACCGCGACGTCAACCATTTCGCATCG GATGTGCATTTCCAGGGGATGGATCTCAAGGATACGCCTGCCCCACTCGATTACCACTGA